In Pseudorasbora parva isolate DD20220531a chromosome 1, ASM2467924v1, whole genome shotgun sequence, the DNA window CCACCTTGGGACTCGGTCATGTAGCCAGCGTTGAAGTGGTCTCATATGGAGCAATCCGAGCAGCGTCACAGCCGCtgcggatgccatatgccccaggagcctctgaaactgtttcagtgggaccgccgTCCTGCATTTGAacgaattcaagcagttcaacaccgactggacgcGCTCCTCGGTGAGACGCGCTGTCAGGgtgaccgaatccagctccataccgagaaaagagatcctctgcgtcgggcagagtttgctcttctcccagttgacccgaagtcCCAACTGGCTCAGGTGCCcgagcaccatgtccctgtgcTCGCACAACTGCTCTCGCAAATgagctagaatcagccagtcgtcgaggtagttgagaatgcGAACACCATGCTCTCTCATGGGAGCAATGGCCGCCTTCGTGATCTTCGTGAAGACACGGGGCGACAGGGAGAGCCCGAAGAGTAGGACCTTGTAATGATATGCTCGTCCGTCGAACACAAAGCGTagaaacggtctgtgtcgagggagaatcgagacataaaaaagtatgcgtccttcaggttgatcgctgcaaaccaatcttggggacaGACGCACCTGAGGATGCGTTTCTGCATCAACATTCTGAACGGTAGCCTGTGAAGGGACCGGTTCAAGACAAGCAGATCCAAGATCGGCCGTAACCAGCCtcttttcttgggtacaatgaagtacgggCTGTAAAAGCCGGTCTTCATAAcggctggagggaccggcttgatagcgtccttcgccagtaggactgcgatCTCCGCCTGAAGCACCGGGGCATCCTCCTTCGACACCGAGGTGAAGTGAACGCCCCTGAACTTGGGGGGACGCCGGGTGAATTTAATCGCATAGCCAAGTCTGATGGTGCGGATGAGCCAGCTGGACGGGCTGGAGAgcgctagccaggcccccagcgaCTGCACCAGCGGGACCATCGGCACCACAGACGTACCCGCAGCGGGGCAGCGTGGCGGCATGCAGGGACCCGACCCGAACGGCGCGGAGGTGGCCCGTGGTGGGGTCTGCGTGCGCGTGGCAAAACCTACCTGCTTCCGCTGAGGGGGCGCGGAATAGTGGGGAGGCCGCATGGGGGCAGCAATTGGAGAGGCGCCTGAGGGCGGCAAGGCATGGAAGCGTCACACACCGCCAAGCGCGCACTCTTGACACCCAGAGATattggaaactgctctttttgtgaagttttgggtAGGACAGATGTTAAAGTCACAAAGGAGCCCCCCGGCCCTCCTCCAGGGGGGAAGTGGTGCTGCGTCCACTTCCTGTCGAGCAGGATCCTTCATCTCTGGGAGGCCCGTCTCATGGTCTCTTCCGACGACGCTTGCTACCTGGCTTGGCAGCGGCCTGAGCGGGCTGGAAGTCCTTCCCGCGGCTGGCTTCACGTCTACGcccgggtggaggctgctgcggGAGCGGGGGCGGCGGCGGGTGGAcaccctcggcgacgagcaggcGGAGGTGCTGCCGCCGGCAGCGGGGTGGAGGCACCAGCGgaccgccggggcaggatgtgccggatggcctccgtctgcttctgggcagccgagaactgctgggcaaagctcTCGACCGCATCACCGAACAACCCAGCCGACGAAATAGGGGAGTCCAGGAACCGGGACTTAACGGTCTCCCTCAtgtcggccaggttgagccagagatCCTGCTCCTGGACCAACAAAGTGGACATCGTGCCAGCTGGAGGCGGACGTcagacacagttgcatcgcgaCCGCCCACTCCACCGGCGGAAGACCCTCATACCCCCTGGCCTGCCCGCCGTCAAGGGTAGTGAGGGGGGAGGAGCCACTAGGTCGGCCACGGGCGCTAAACGGTGCTTTCCACGACCTAGTCAGCTCCTCATGCACCTCCtggaagaaaggcaccggggcgggatGGAAGAGAACCAGCGCGGCCCGCCCCGAGAAACCAAACGTCCAACCtagaaggttcgggacgtggtggaggattccactcaagcccgacctttttggcggcccgggaaagcatagccatcaactccgggtccgactcggTCGTTGCCACTCTCCCAGAGGGAGGCAGTACGGCCGAATCTTCATCCCCCGAGGACTGAAACTCCCCCTCCGATGGAGCGATCGACATCTGCTCGTCCGTGGGTGCCCCAAAAGACACTGTCGGCCACTCATGTGGGGGGCCGACGGGGTCTCCCAGAAGCACCACCGGTTGCTGCGCGCATGAGGGATTAGGGTCCCGTGGAGGTTCACTCGACGGGTTTGTCTTAACCGTAATCCTCAGGTCACCCCGGCCATCCATCAAAGTAGGCCTATTCTGCTGGGCAGGAATAGGCCTAGATTGAGCTATGGGTAGGGGGACTCCACCTTCTCGGAGGAAGGCGAGTCTCGACCTCAGCGCTGCgatagtcatgttcccgcagttgAGAACACGAACTATCCACAAACGCTGCCTCAGCGTGCTGTAAGCCCAGACACGTGATACAGCGCTTGTGACCGTCAGCGGGCGACAGGGaacgaccgcatccagaaacgcacgggtgaaaagacatcctgaaaaggacggcACGTCACCCGTGTAGCTCTTTTTGAGGAAAATCTGCTCTTTTATTTGTTGAAGCACCCAGGGATCGATCGCGGCAGAAACAACAGGGTTTGTGTGCAGCCTGTTTTCTGCTCTCACCAGAAAAAGGAACACACCTACCGAACCAACTGtgtggtgtatgtgtgtgtgtaatttgctcagtttgctgtgaaaacagcagctctcGCAGCAGCAGTGAGATCGCGGTCGCGCTGTCTTGTGCCGTCTGGCCAACACGAGCGATTTCCCCCGACACGCTTTCTTTCTCTCGTTGCTTAGATAGCAGGcagtcagatgcttcatcaacgccgttcggctccgaagtgaatgacaaTGGTACGTGGTGAGCGCCtccgctttatacccgcgctgcggggcggggTGCGCTATGCAAAGTACgtacgccaatgttcattggcccgttttctaaatctcgaagctgataggggctcccgaAGTGATCCCCATTCGTCGGTCTAATTCTGAcatacgtcgaacgtgaccgactgaaagggaacccaaaatgtagtcaattttttaccattaatggatttgctattctgggttattcttgctgggttgttcgTAAAAAATCTacattagcctactgtaaaactagacaatcatgaaagaacaaatgaagaatgcatgtttagactgttaaaacaaaaaatgttactgcttgacaaatggtacaatacacaaatgtgttaaaattggcaacaatgacaactacaacCCTAATATATTCagtcaatttattcacgtttaaatcgaacttttattttgacgggttgccgtgactttTGGGTCTCTGTCACGCGTCCCCGTCATTcagagacgcaaaacatggaagagtaatgttaatatttaaatagtatttaatatacacagacactggtatatattcggctacagtctggagccctgcgtgacgcgactgaacgcagctgccggaccgaatatagtctacttgtgagtcgatgctatacagatactatcgtaacatttttaacattccagtatgtacttggtaccgaagtaccggtacttgtgacatccctacatacaacatacctgtcaagtatcccgttttggccgggaaagtcccgtattttacccttctttccCGCTGTCCTCCCGTATTCGTATTTTCCCGTAAATCTCCCGTATTTTAATatgcgttattaaaaaataataataccggagtaaaagaacaaaaaaacatttccaatctgagctatgtaactagcctcgcgataactgccgtctgcagtagcctacaggtggccgttgtcgcgaggttatagtgtgtgtggtcagatgacgacgagtgacaacgcggggaaaaacaaaacagacggatgatggacgtaactaacgatagagacggaaggcactcctgccaaCAAACCCAAACCCTGTGTAAATACCGTGATTAATGGGACAGCGAATTTAATTTTCTGAGGAGGAGCAGGTGGGGGACAGTCACGCGTTTTGTAAGTTTTGTAACTGCGCCTTCATCATGTGTGACAGGGGAAGATCTTTAAAAGTGACAGTATTCACTTATATtgacaatgtaaagaacagaagtaattgctcactaaatatgctctgttcttgagtaaataacttcagtacctttaagcaggattaatctatatataattcttaacttatgcagtgcaaactaataacaatttatgtatatttccCACTTGATAAGTTGTTATACATGTaggaagagcacaggtacaaataaaatgttttttttggtcaaaccccccccccccccccccccccccccccccatctatCCCGGATTTTGATACCCAAAAGTTGACAGGTATGACATACAACCATGTttaattttcgtaaggggatcatggttctgtgtaatcacaaactctattaatctatcgtctcacatgccTAACATTATAAACTAAAACGAGTCAGTtacattgcatcggattctgaggtaaaacttttgttaagcttaagaattgttgcccgaagaggaaaaaaaaacctataattatgctaattaaaattattattaatgataatatatgaacttatcttaaaacatctgcaaccagtggctttgccttttgcattgtcctttcaaaatgacagtttgggagcggatttaaacgaatcaaggcgggaagcacgtgaaacaaccaagcgctgggtagaatcaaTCGGTTGAATCGAGACTCATTAATGAAGTCACTTGTTGAGTccctgaaactttttttttttttttaatttaccgagcattttatttcaaagcaGAGGTTTGTTTATTTGGTTGCATTAAGTAGTACATTAAAACCACAATACATCAATAtcaaaaattactttttaatttagAATTCTTCCCAAAAGTATTAATGCATGCACATgcggtatatattttatgtagTTTCATCATAAAGATACAAACAActaaaagtatattattttgACAACAAGAAAATAAGATTTTCATCTAACAAATAGtaaaattacaacaacaaccaaaacaaaaaaacatttcaccactgtattttaattttgtatgtTGTTCATtgcatatataatttatttttctttcaccTAGTTAAACTGTATTTCACCTTTTAAATGATTAACCCATATTCCCATTCCCAAGTATTTAATGGAACCATTTCCAAGTAATCAATAGCTTTATTAGTGGCAGTCATGCATTGAGGTGACAGTCATTTTACCAATTTTGTAGACTGAGTGTGAGAGTGCTGCTAAAATGCTGAACCTACTGTTGTGAAAGAGTAATTGTTTATTTGATGCTGAAAGACTCTTTTAAACTGTTCTCTGCTTGTTGCTTTGTGATAGATTTCCACATCAAGGGTATATCAGCAGGGCGAGCCTTGTACTCTTTAGCAAACTTATCGTTGAACCGGGCCATCACATATTTCCAGTAATCTGAGGCCTGTATGCTGGCATCTGCTGGGATGTGCCAGTCAGGAAAGATTTCTCTGTATCTTTTGTAAGGATGATACACGTAATTAGTGTAGAAACACTTAAACTGTGCTTCACTGTGGACATTTGTCGAGCAGATATCTGTCACtaatttttcattgttttcaaATCTGTATCGACCGAGTCCCTGCGGTCTGTGAACTGAAGCACAGTGATCAGTATGAGCTTCTCCACCAGCCTCACATGGAGCTTTGCAGAATGGACACTGTTTCCCACATCCAAACACTCTCTTGAAGAGCTCATCCTGGGGTTTAATCTTGAGCTTGCGGAGTTTGGCATATATGTCGACTCTCTTCAGTTGTTCCTTCAGTGTCTGTTCCATCTCCTCTACAGATATGTTCAGCCAGTCAGCAAATGGCTCTTGAGATGCATTGTTTAGGACCATCACTGTTtctagagcatctttgggaatTATTAGCTTCTGTTCAAGCTTCCTGCAAATGCAGTGTATGAATCCTTTGATGCCATCTTCATGTGTCTCATTCTGTGCCATTTTGACAGCTTCTAGTATCTCTTTGGTGATTCCTCTAAGGTGACCTTCCTCCAACTCAAACTCTTCATGTCCGTTTGAAAACTGTTTGGTGATTTGATCTAATATCCAGCCCTTAACGAAGCCTTCATAGGAGCTGATGTATTTTACATACTGTTCAAACTTATCTTCATTCACAAGTTCCTTTAGGAGTGAGTACTGGAAAAACGCACGAGTGCTGAACTGAAATGCATTTTTTCCCTGAAGCATTTTGTCAACGATGTCTGGACCCAAGGAGCTGTAGATGAATGTCTCAACTGCAGGCATCAAGCAAAGTTTAGTGAATTCTTCTGCCTTTCTCTGACACTGGTCACGATCATGGAACAGGTCCTTGAAATCATTGCGATATTTGTCTTTGAACTGATTAAGGCATCTGCGTGGGTCATTCTCCTTGATGAAACATTCGTGCATGTCTTGGAATGTTCTTGCAGAAAACCCACAAATGTACAATTTCAGGGACAGTTCAAATTCCTCTGAAATCCCTATGCTCTTGTTGGACATTATTCTGTCATCAATTATGTGAAGGATCTCCTGAATGTAGGTGTCATGGTAATCTGAATGGTTTGCAGTCGTGTCCAGGACGAACTGGTAACATGTCTGAATGATATTATCTGCTAACTTTTGTAGGTCCTCTGCAGAGTTGTCATTGAACACACGTTTAAACCACCTTTTGAACCAGAATTCTTTAGTGATTTTGAACTCCCCTGTTCCACAATGCACCAGTTTTACTTTCACTAATTGCTCTGCAACAGAACTGCCTTTCTGTTTCATGTTTTCTCTGAGTTGCCTGAAAACACAATCATATATATCTCTTCTCTTCAATCCAGCAAATGACAGCTCATTTATGGTATCTTGccatatttgtttaaaaaatccATCAAGCTCTTTGTCAGTCGTTTGTGCATCACTCTTTGAGTTGTTGTTTTTGCGTAACTCCTCCAGTAGACCCAGCACTTTTTTCTCCATTGTATCAGTGAATGTTTTCTTGATGTTGTCCAGATTATTCATTCCCCTCCTAATGTCCACTGTTGCCTCAAGCTGCATCAGCAAAGAGCTCTCAATTTCCCTCCTGAGACATTTTACGCTGTTCACGAAGTCTTCTTTGTACTTTTCCACAAGGTAGACATGACCCTCTGTTTGTTCAAAGTACTTGGAAAGGTTTTCCATTGTGGTCTTTTCCAAGGTGTCAAGCCTTGTGACAGCTTCTTGCTTTAGTTTGCATAAAAGATCTTTCAGGTCTGATTTGTCTGATTTCAGTTTGAACGTCTCGAAATTTGACACTCTGGTTTCAGCTTGAGTTGACCAAGAGTGCATATGCTTCTTGAAAGACCATTCCCATTTGTGGAATTCTGTGCACAGTCGCATGTATGCATCAGCCACCAAGCTATTCCTGAAGCTAAATATGAAGTTTTCAAACTTGACTGCATTCCACAAGCTTTTTGTCCACTCCAAAAACTCTGTTATGTTGTTTccagatgttttgtttttgcattttcCAATGACATCAATCATGTTCTTTTTAAGGTCATAGACGGCCTCGGAGTAGCCAGCGTTCACTGGTGCCATTGGAGGATTTCCATGCCAGAGCCCAGGGATATACCAGTTGCATGTCTCTGGATCGTACTCCATCACATCAGTGAACATTTTATACTCCTCCTTATTCTCCATTTTGGCTGCCGCTTCTGTCATCTCATTCAGTTGCTCCAGCAGAAGCTTTCGGTCTCTCATGTTCTTGTCATGGGCTGATACATCAGCAACATTTTGGTGGACAAATTGACACTTGGGCTTTTTACCTACTTCCTTCATTCTGATGAAAGCATGGACTACGATCTGCAAAATATCTTTCATCTCTGTGGAATTCTCCATTGCGATGTTGATGATTGTGATATCACTCAATCCAACCACAAGTGTAGCTaattcattgtcatgttcatgACTATCATCTAGTTTTGCCAGTTCAGGTGATTTCAGACCTTCAGTGTCAATTATCATTAAATAATCACAGCCAAGTTTTTTCTTGATGTCCTCTGTGACTTTGATCAGCTGCATAAAAGCTCCTCTAGTGCATCTTCCACTGCTGACTGCAAACTGAACTCCAAACATGGTGTTTAGCAAAGTGGACTTCCCTGTGCTCTGGACTCCTAAAACCGTGACCACCATGATTTTATTGTTGGGCTGCACCAAAGAGTTCAGATACAGAAGCACATCCTTAACCCATCTGAGAGGAATATTTGATGCATCTCCATCAACCAGTTCCAGAGGGAAGCCATCCAACATCAGCTCGGCACATAGCCGGGGTAAGTGTAGCATTTGTTGACGGGATTGTAAGTTTTCTGGAAGCAACACTGCGGCTTCGTAGAGTTGGCCCATTTCACGCAGGAAGTGCTCTATTCCTAAAGAACTGTTAGAGATCTGTTGGTCGAGCTGTGCGATTTCCTCTTTGTTTTCTGAAAATTTTTGACACTTTTCCTTGTATTGCTCACGGAGGCTAGAGAGGCTTTTTCGGGAGAGATTGTCAAGGTTCATCCGCATCCACTTTAAGAAGTAGGACCTCTCCTGGCTCGAACTTGATAGGGCACTAATAAACCAGGACATTGCCTCtgaaatgtcatgtttactttGTTGTTTTCTGAGTTCAGTCTTCTTAATCTGTAGATCACTCTTGTACGTCTCTATATTTTGATCACCAGCTTTCCGGAGTCTGCATTCCTCTTTTTCCAGTTTTGCTAAATCTTTCCAGATTTGACCTTGAAGGGGAAGCTGATCTTCCTTGAACTCCAGTGTTTCctgtatattttttgttaaGACATCTGCATTATTTTTTGCTTTCTGACATTCTTGAATGTCTTCATCAACTTGAATTCCGAGTTCATGTGCCATAGTGTCCATTCTCTCCAGACATGCTTTTTTGGGATGATTATTAATTATGTAATTTACTACAGAATGcagatttttgacaaaatttgcatcGTTTTGATTGGTCTTCAGAATTATGTTGTTCTTCTTCAAACTCATTTCAGATGCGGTCTTTTTCAGCTGCTCCAAATTAAATGCTTTGCTTTGCACATTGCCCACTAAGAAAAACTGTGCTTTAGCATGTTGGTTGGTGAGTAACTTGTAGTTTGTGTCCAGATTGTCAAAGAACACAAAAACTGCAGTGGAAGTCTGGCATAAGAAGGAGTACTGTGTTTCAAAGGTCCTGATGTCACCTCTCAAGTTTGCAAAAGCCACGGGTTCAGGAAAAACATCAATGTTTTTGTTTCCACATGGTAAATACCAGCCCATCTCCACCAGTCCATTTGATATCCTTCTTGGGACGTCTCCACAGTCCATGTCATGATGTACAAAAGTGTCATGATATTGTTGGGGGTTGCTGAGCAATTTGTTTAAGATCTGAGATTTTGAAATGCTGCACTCACCAAGTCTAACAAAGGACACCAAGGGGAGATCAGAGTGAACTATTCTGTCCTCCACAAAACCTCTGTGGTCTGACAAAGAATGAGGTCTAAATTTTTTCACAATATCTCTCATGGCCCAAAGCATGTATATGCACTGTTGCGTGTCACACTTTGGAAGCAGCAAAGGAACCGAGAACTGACACATTGACATTTTTGAGACCATTTCCTGTTGGAGGAAACCATCTGCACAAAGAAAGAGGGCAGTCACTATGTCTAAAGGGTTTACACTGCTGTTCTGATCGTTCAGAAAATCTAAAGTGTCATTGTAAAAATCTAAGCTTTGCAAATCCTCATTCTCATCTGATGAATATTTGACACTTCTTGCAGTCACATTCACCATCATCAGTTTCTTCAGGAACAGCCAAGGCAAAGATGATAGAGACTGGGCTGGCTCATCTGTCACTGACCTCGAGTCAATCTGTAGCACATCGCTGAGTGAGAGTTTGTTTGGGTAGTACTGCTCCAACCCCAAATCATGGAAAAGGCTCTGGATGTTTGTTTctattgaaaaacaaaaaaaacaatcatcaatattttctaatttcacaattttatcaatgtataaaaataaaattaggctatattaTACTTACTGGTTTGAGTAAATGTGACTGCTTCTTTGCTTTTGTTGCCATTTGAAAGCACTTTTGTAATGTGAAAAGAGTACTTCATTCCAGGACTTAGGTCACAGAAAACCACCGTTCTTAATTTTGTTATCTCTTCCTGAATGATTCCTCCATTCTGGCTGCAAACAACATGAAATGTGTTCTCCTCACAGCCAGATGCATCCCAAGTAAGAGTAGCTGATGATGTGCTCACACTCTCAACCTTGAAGTTTTCAGGCGGGACTGGCCCTGAAATCATGAAAATATTTACAGTATGTTGTTAGTTCTTTTTCAGTAATTTTTTAAGACACATTGTCATACAATTCTAGGTTCATACTGCATGGATAGACAGAAAGAGAATTACTGGTGCATGCAGTCACTTCAACTCCCACACTCTGTTCTCCATTGTCTGATATTGAAGCAAGGGTGAAAGTGTATTCAGTCCCTGGACATAGATCTTCCACCTCTATGGCTGTGTCATTTGTGATAGTAGAGGTCTTTGTATCTGTGATATCAAAGTAGGTCAGCTCAAATGTAGATATATTGTCTGGGCTGTCCCAAGCAAGAGTAACAGAACTGGTTCCAATAAGCTGCACTGCAATTTCACTTGGTGCAGGAACATCTGTGGAAACAAGAAgcatacatttttaactttTGGAAAGAGTTTTAAAAAGTACTGTTAGTAGTGATTGGTTTATTGTTATAAATATGCATTCACTTATGCCCAAACAGTATCTCTGGATGTCAGATGAcaagggattttttttatttgtaataacgTGCACTGATGCATTATGCACAATAAGACCACAAATGAGTATTAAGAAAGAAAATGTTACAGTTACTAATGTAAACTCGGTTCCTGTGAGATTGATTGGAACAAGACATTGTGTCAGAAGGTGACACTATAGGGAAAGTCCCTTTCTTCAAAATACTGAAGTCTGATTGAATCATGTCAGTGTAACTACACCAACAAATGGCATCTCAGCGCGCCTAAATGGTGGGCCTAACTGCCTATATAAGCCGTCACTAAGTGCAATTTCGTCAGAATCTTTAGACTGAGGAAAACAGGCAAGCAAACACTATCAGTGCAAACATTATATCAGTGCAAAAAGGTATTCTGCGGAGCGATTCGCGCAAATGAGGCGGCACAAATGGCGTGATTCGCGTGAATGACGTGGCAAGGATCATGCGAGTTGAGCGTTTTGAACGTGTGTATTCGCGCCGCATTaatgtcacgtcacagacaagggaaaagggtgcgaggactcaagtgcagaaaatgatatttatttataacaaataaaacataaactcaaaacaacaacccacaagggggaaaaacacataatagaataatataaatacaaacttaaacaaaccaacagaatcacggggaggactgaagacgcagacattacacaaggatccaacacagactgacaaacacaaggagcttataaggggaagaaatcaagagggaacaggtgggagaaatcaacactaatcagataacaagggggagggatcagacaatgacaggagcacatgcaagacatgactaaacccacatgtgcacacaagacaggacaggcatgtgacattacctcctccttaaggagcggctaccagacgctccactagggacgggcgggacagaccatggcgggacgggagggacagaccagggcggggcgggagggacagaccaggggggcacgggagggacagaccagggcgggacgggagggacagaccaggggggcacgggagggacagaccaggggggcccgggagggacaggggaaacaaacaaggaaggaacagacaagggaggggacAACAAGGGAAacatgaggaaaacaaaaacTTCAGGAGagcatggtggcccacaaagttcagaCACCCAGGGAGGCACGGTCAGAGCAGGGTGCCAGTTTTGCGCGGGCAGGGCAGGGTGCCGGGGCGGCGCagtcagagcaggacgcctcagcggcgcagggagagcaggacgcctcagcggcgcacggagagcaggacgccccagcggcgcacggagagcaggacgccccagcggcgcacggagagcaggacgccccaGCGGCACGgagagagcaggacgcctgggaggcgcggtgagagctggacgcctgggaggcgcggtgagagctggacgcctgggaggcgcggtgagagctggacgcctgggaggcgcggtgagagctggacgcctgggaggcgcggtgagagctggacgcctgggaggcgcggtgagagctggacgcctgggaggcgcggtgagagctggacgcctgggaggcgcggtgagagctggacgcctgggaggcatcTCCTGCCCAGCAGCGTCCACCGGAACAGAGTTCACCGGCATAGGGacaaccggaactgggaccaccggaacacgaaccacagggaccaccggaacacgatccactggcacagggaccaccggaacacgatccaccggcacagggacacccagaacacgatccgccagcattgggaccactggaacacgatccgccggcactgggaccaccggaatacgatccgccagcattgggaccactggaacacgatccgccggcactgggaccaccggaatacgatccgccagcattgggaccactggaacacgatccgccggcactgggaccaccggcatacgatccgccggcactgggaccaccggcacagggaccaccggcacagggaccaccggcacagggaccactggaactgggaccacccgaaaaggcacggagggagacttccttctcctcctccgtttcaggaccactggaacacgatccgccggtactgggacca includes these proteins:
- the si:dkey-85k7.12 gene encoding interferon-induced very large GTPase 1 yields the protein MDCHSENEEFEDASEYLEDEQQTLTSGACAVESYQKEDASKLQDVPAPSEIAVQLIGTSSVTLAWDSPDNISTFELTYFDITDTKTSTITNDTAIEVEDLCPGTEYTFTLASISDNGEQSVGVEVTACTRPVPPENFKVESVSTSSATLTWDASGCEENTFHVVCSQNGGIIQEEITKLRTVVFCDLSPGMKYSFHITKVLSNGNKSKEAVTFTQTKTNIQSLFHDLGLEQYYPNKLSLSDVLQIDSRSVTDEPAQSLSSLPWLFLKKLMMVNVTARSVKYSSDENEDLQSLDFYNDTLDFLNDQNSSVNPLDIVTALFLCADGFLQQEMVSKMSMCQFSVPLLLPKCDTQQCIYMLWAMRDIVKKFRPHSLSDHRGFVEDRIVHSDLPLVSFVRLGECSISKSQILNKLLSNPQQYHDTFVHHDMDCGDVPRRISNGLVEMGWYLPCGNKNIDVFPEPVAFANLRGDIRTFETQYSFLCQTSTAVFVFFDNLDTNYKLLTNQHAKAQFFLVGNVQSKAFNLEQLKKTASEMSLKKNNIILKTNQNDANFVKNLHSVVNYIINNHPKKACLERMDTMAHELGIQVDEDIQECQKAKNNADVLTKNIQETLEFKEDQLPLQGQIWKDLAKLEKEECRLRKAGDQNIETYKSDLQIKKTELRKQQSKHDISEAMSWFISALSSSSQERSYFLKWMRMNLDNLSRKSLSSLREQYKEKCQKFSENKEEIAQLDQQISNSSLGIEHFLREMGQLYEAAVLLPENLQSRQQMLHLPRLCAELMLDGFPLELVDGDASNIPLRWVKDVLLYLNSLVQPNNKIMVVTVLGVQSTGKSTLLNTMFGVQFAVSSGRCTRGAFMQLIKVTEDIKKKLGCDYLMIIDTEGLKSPELAKLDDSHEHDNELATLVVGLSDITIINIAMENSTEMKDILQIVVHAFIRMKEVGKKPKCQFVHQNVADVSAHDKNMRDRKLLLEQLNEMTEAAAKMENKEEYKMFTDVMEYDPETCNWYIPGLWHGNPPMAPVNAGYSEAVYDLKKNMIDVIGKCKNKTSGNNITEFLEWTKSLWNAVKFENFIFSFRNSLVADAYMRLCTEFHKWEWSFKKHMHSWSTQAETRVSNFETFKLKSDKSDLKDLLCKLKQEAVTRLDTLEKTTMENLSKYFEQTEGHVYLVEKYKEDFVNSVKCLRREIESSLLMQLEATVDIRRGMNNLDNIKKTFTDTMEKKVLGLLEELRKNNNSKSDAQTTDKELDGFFKQIWQDTINELSFAGLKRRDIYDCVFRQLRENMKQKGSSVAEQLVKVKLVHCGTGEFKITKEFWFKRWFKRVFNDNSAEDLQKLADNIIQTCYQFVLDTTANHSDYHDTYIQEILHIIDDRIMSNKSIGISEEFELSLKLYICGFSARTFQDMHECFIKENDPRRCLNQFKDKYRNDFKDLFHDRDQCQRKAEEFTKLCLMPAVETFIYSSLGPDIVDKMLQGKNAFQFSTRAFFQYSLLKELVNEDKFEQYVKYISSYEGFVKGWILDQITKQFSNGHEEFELEEGHLRGITKEILEAVKMAQNETHEDGIKGFIHCICRKLEQKLIIPKDALETVMVLNNASQEPFADWLNISVEEMEQTLKEQLKRVDIYAKLRKLKIKPQDELFKRVFGCGKQCPFCKAPCEAGGEAHTDHCASVHRPQGLGRYRFENNEKLVTDICSTNVHSEAQFKCFYTNYVYHPYKRYREIFPDWHIPADASIQASDYWKYVMARFNDKFAKEYKARPADIPLMWKSITKQQAENSLKESFSIK